A region of Methanocorpusculum labreanum Z DNA encodes the following proteins:
- the iorA gene encoding indolepyruvate ferredoxin oxidoreductase subunit alpha, translating into MAEETPKKYLLGNDAIAHACLEAGIDFVSGYPGTPSSEVVDRLRAEKNPWYYLEWSVNEKVAFENALAASWCGLRSIVTMKHVGLNVAADPLMTSSYTGTKGGFVVLSADDPFAHSSQNEQDSRMYAKFAQIPCLDPSSAQEAHDFAKSAFELSEKFALPVLLRPTTRICHSKGDVRLGEPSPSPRKGEFVKNPKQYVVIPAHTRPLHVALTKKQPEVAKYLVEAGLNSAEIRGKKAVIAGGISISYVEEIIPDDVSFIKISAYPIDRNWLAEILAKHTEVLVVEELMPVIEEAALQAASSTVVHGKLDGYLPHEGEYSPELIAGAFEKAGFAKNTYPVPPEVTQVAVRPPILCAGCLHRSVFYAMKKVFKDGVFPSDIGCYTLGLQLGAVDTTICMGASITVGSGIAHSCPGTDVVSTIGDSTFLHTGVNGLINAVYNNTNQIVIILDNRITAMTGHQPNPNTGLTATGEESPKISLEELARACGVAYVESVDPYDLTYLLATLREAKEKPGVKVIIAKQPCVIMNKRLGIKRNRYVVDAEACTKCGACLRYGCPAIETDETGAAKITALCTGCGVCADICPTGAIHRGGARQ; encoded by the coding sequence ATGGCAGAAGAGACACCCAAGAAATACCTCCTTGGAAACGACGCTATCGCCCATGCTTGTCTCGAAGCGGGCATCGACTTTGTTTCCGGGTATCCCGGGACCCCGTCATCCGAGGTTGTTGACCGACTGCGTGCCGAAAAAAACCCCTGGTACTACTTAGAATGGTCAGTTAACGAAAAAGTCGCGTTCGAAAATGCTCTGGCCGCAAGCTGGTGCGGCCTTCGGTCGATCGTCACCATGAAGCACGTCGGTCTGAACGTTGCGGCCGATCCCCTTATGACCTCGTCCTACACCGGGACGAAAGGCGGCTTCGTCGTTCTTTCAGCCGACGACCCGTTCGCGCACAGTTCTCAGAACGAACAGGACTCGAGGATGTACGCGAAGTTTGCTCAGATCCCGTGCCTGGATCCCTCTTCCGCCCAGGAAGCGCATGACTTTGCCAAGTCTGCGTTCGAACTCTCCGAAAAGTTCGCGCTTCCCGTTCTTCTTCGTCCAACGACAAGGATCTGCCACTCGAAAGGGGATGTCCGTCTCGGCGAGCCTTCGCCCTCGCCCCGGAAAGGCGAGTTTGTCAAAAATCCGAAACAGTACGTCGTGATCCCGGCACACACCCGTCCGCTGCATGTCGCCCTCACGAAAAAACAACCCGAGGTCGCAAAATATCTGGTGGAGGCAGGTCTCAACTCTGCAGAGATCCGCGGGAAAAAGGCCGTCATCGCCGGAGGCATCTCCATCTCCTATGTCGAGGAGATCATCCCTGATGACGTTTCGTTCATCAAAATCAGCGCATATCCGATCGACCGGAACTGGCTTGCGGAGATCCTTGCAAAACACACCGAGGTTCTCGTTGTGGAAGAGCTTATGCCGGTCATCGAAGAAGCGGCACTCCAGGCCGCATCCTCGACGGTCGTTCACGGAAAACTCGACGGCTATCTGCCTCACGAGGGAGAATACTCCCCTGAACTGATCGCCGGAGCATTTGAAAAGGCAGGTTTTGCGAAAAACACCTACCCGGTCCCGCCGGAAGTGACCCAGGTCGCGGTCCGTCCGCCGATTCTCTGTGCGGGATGTCTCCACCGCTCGGTCTTCTACGCAATGAAAAAGGTCTTCAAAGACGGTGTATTCCCATCCGACATCGGCTGTTATACGCTCGGTCTCCAGCTCGGCGCGGTCGACACGACGATCTGTATGGGTGCTTCGATCACGGTCGGCTCGGGAATCGCCCACTCCTGCCCGGGAACTGACGTGGTCTCCACGATAGGCGACTCGACTTTCCTCCACACGGGTGTGAACGGTCTTATCAACGCGGTGTACAATAATACGAACCAGATCGTGATCATTCTGGATAACCGGATCACCGCAATGACCGGTCACCAGCCCAATCCGAACACCGGTCTGACCGCGACCGGTGAGGAGTCGCCGAAGATCTCGCTCGAAGAACTTGCGAGAGCCTGTGGTGTCGCGTATGTTGAATCGGTCGATCCATATGATCTGACCTATCTTCTTGCCACTCTCCGGGAAGCAAAGGAAAAACCCGGCGTCAAGGTCATCATCGCCAAACAGCCCTGCGTTATCATGAACAAACGGCTCGGGATCAAAAGAAACCGGTATGTCGTGGATGCAGAAGCTTGTACGAAATGCGGGGCATGCCTGAGGTATGGATGCCCGGCGATCGAGACCGATGAGACCGGCGCTGCCAAGATCACCGCTCTTTGTACCGGCTGCGGCGTCTGTGCGGATATCTGTCCAACCGGCGCGATCCACCGAGGAGGTGCGAGACAATGA
- the aroA gene encoding 3-phosphoshikimate 1-carboxyvinyltransferase produces MKLIVSRSQISGCVHAPPSKSHTHRAFLLASLAKGESVVLSPLLGEDTLATLSAVKALGANVCEGDDRITIQGGNLHAPLPKGTVINCKNSGTSIRMLAGIASRLDGTTEFTGDASLCSRPMKPLLDALSELGAGVTSDNGCAPFTITGPVSGGDVHIRGDVSSQFISGLLISAPLGKADTRIHLTTPLTSKPYVDMTISAMKKHGVSVETIEDGYLVRSGQVYSSEDVQVGGDYSSAAFLFAAAALAGEIAVSGLDPADPQGDQVVISILETFGAGVVRDGENVTIRKAALKAADIDLANAPDLFPIIAVLASQAKGTSRLYGAAHLRFKESDRIMSTVLFLRSMGADISETEDGCIVTGPANLSGANVTTFGDHRIMMASAVAGLIADSTTTVDDAGCCAVSYPGFVKDMQKLGADMREE; encoded by the coding sequence ATGAAACTTATCGTATCTCGTTCTCAAATCTCCGGATGTGTCCATGCACCTCCCTCAAAAAGTCACACACACCGGGCATTTCTCCTTGCGTCTCTTGCAAAAGGAGAATCGGTCGTTCTCTCTCCGCTTCTGGGCGAGGACACTCTGGCTACTCTCTCCGCGGTCAAAGCGCTTGGAGCGAACGTATGCGAAGGGGATGATCGAATCACGATCCAGGGCGGCAATTTACACGCCCCGCTCCCGAAAGGAACGGTGATAAACTGTAAAAACTCGGGCACCTCCATTCGGATGCTTGCAGGCATAGCTTCCCGTCTGGATGGAACGACTGAGTTCACGGGTGACGCTTCGCTCTGTTCCCGCCCTATGAAGCCTCTGCTTGACGCCCTGTCAGAACTTGGAGCCGGGGTAACATCCGACAACGGATGTGCTCCGTTCACCATAACGGGTCCGGTATCGGGCGGCGATGTCCATATTCGCGGTGACGTGAGTTCTCAATTCATCTCCGGCCTGCTGATCTCTGCTCCGCTTGGCAAAGCTGACACGAGGATCCACCTGACAACTCCCCTCACGTCAAAACCATACGTGGACATGACGATTTCTGCTATGAAAAAGCACGGCGTTTCGGTCGAGACGATCGAAGATGGATATCTTGTCCGTTCAGGTCAGGTCTATTCTTCCGAGGATGTTCAGGTTGGCGGCGACTACTCGTCGGCCGCATTTCTGTTTGCGGCGGCGGCACTCGCCGGGGAGATCGCCGTTTCCGGACTCGACCCGGCTGACCCTCAGGGCGATCAGGTTGTGATCTCCATCCTTGAAACATTCGGGGCAGGAGTAGTTCGTGATGGCGAAAACGTTACGATTCGAAAAGCAGCTTTGAAGGCTGCAGACATCGATCTTGCGAACGCTCCGGATCTGTTTCCCATTATCGCGGTCCTTGCGTCGCAGGCGAAAGGCACCAGCAGATTATACGGCGCCGCTCATCTCAGATTCAAGGAAAGCGACCGTATCATGTCCACGGTCCTTTTCCTCAGATCGATGGGTGCAGATATCAGCGAGACTGAGGATGGATGCATTGTTACGGGACCTGCCAATCTTTCCGGGGCAAATGTTACTACATTTGGCGACCACCGTATAATGATGGCATCAGCGGTTGCCGGGCTTATCGCAGATAGTACTACGACCGTAGATGATGCCGGCTGCTGCGCAGTTTCCTATCCGGGTTTTGTGAAAGATATGCAGAAACTCGGTGCGGATATGAGGGAAGAATGA
- a CDS encoding prephenate dehydrogenase/arogenate dehydrogenase family protein, translated as MSDINGFRDELASIDREIMELVGRRNKIALEIGEKKAAANKEIVVPSVETNVVQRYVDAGKVSGVSAETAARIARAVIDESVDVQGMIPRRSVPQKIFIIGGNGGMGRWLSEFFSSRGHIVTINDQKHNGAVYPVVDIFSGCRNADVIIVATPIKISAEILETVLSENKNALIFDLISVKTPVIPVLCKASALGAKVCSVHPMFGSSAPSIAGRNIIVCSCGNDEAADEAADLFSGGTILRLNIEDHDPITAYVLGLSHAVNLAFSEALVRSGFSSETLCAAASTTFQRQTAVSSDVSRENGELYYSIQKENPYNEAAVQNLLDALLDLRSSNKDVFIEKMHEGAAWYPKK; from the coding sequence TTGTCTGATATTAATGGATTCAGGGATGAACTGGCGTCGATCGACCGCGAGATCATGGAACTTGTCGGCCGCAGAAACAAAATAGCTCTGGAGATCGGTGAGAAAAAGGCAGCCGCCAACAAGGAGATTGTCGTTCCATCCGTCGAAACAAACGTCGTTCAAAGATATGTTGATGCCGGGAAAGTTTCCGGCGTGAGTGCGGAAACGGCTGCACGAATCGCCCGGGCGGTTATCGATGAGTCGGTGGATGTACAGGGTATGATTCCACGCCGTTCTGTTCCGCAGAAAATCTTCATTATCGGAGGGAACGGCGGGATGGGCAGATGGCTCTCTGAGTTTTTTTCTTCCAGAGGTCATATCGTAACAATCAATGACCAGAAACACAATGGGGCTGTCTATCCAGTTGTGGATATTTTTTCGGGATGCAGGAATGCCGATGTCATTATCGTAGCAACGCCGATAAAAATCTCTGCAGAAATCCTTGAGACCGTCCTATCCGAAAACAAAAACGCTCTCATTTTTGATCTCATCTCCGTTAAAACTCCGGTCATTCCGGTTCTCTGTAAAGCGTCAGCTTTGGGTGCGAAAGTCTGCTCGGTTCATCCGATGTTTGGGTCCAGTGCCCCTTCGATAGCCGGCAGAAACATCATCGTATGTTCATGCGGCAACGATGAAGCGGCGGATGAAGCGGCGGATCTTTTCAGCGGAGGGACCATTCTTCGGCTGAATATCGAAGATCACGATCCGATCACTGCCTACGTTCTCGGCCTTTCCCATGCGGTGAATCTTGCTTTCAGCGAAGCACTTGTTAGAAGCGGCTTTTCTTCAGAAACACTCTGTGCCGCGGCCTCGACAACGTTTCAGAGACAGACGGCCGTATCCTCTGATGTTTCCCGGGAAAACGGCGAACTCTATTACTCCATCCAGAAGGAAAATCCATATAACGAAGCGGCCGTCCAAAACCTGCTGGACGCTCTTTTGGACCTTCGGTCATCCAATAAGGACGTATTCATAGAGAAAATGCATGAGGGTGCTGCCTGGTACCCGAAAAAATAG
- a CDS encoding shikimate kinase — MIGKGMSYGALSVINAVSTGKGAAFGIDLKTEATVQLISEPEFTVEIDGHPTESVSLARFSVEEVLQRYPNAGMNGAVIRTTSNIPISQGLKSSSSAANAIISATAAALGVTIDPLEIGRIGATAAIRAGVSITGAFDDACACQLGGLVFTDNSNRELLLRRPMPEGYTAVIHIPPFQIRKTTFPSEKMREMREMVAAAYDLAVEGDVFSAMYVNGRCTCEAIGITPETADRALSCGAAAAGLSGTGPATGILVPDEGLDEFLDRFGRENVLLANIRNGV; from the coding sequence ATGATCGGTAAAGGCATGTCCTACGGTGCTTTGTCGGTGATCAATGCGGTATCTACCGGAAAAGGGGCAGCATTCGGCATAGACCTCAAAACCGAGGCGACCGTTCAGCTCATTTCAGAACCTGAGTTCACAGTTGAGATCGACGGCCACCCGACCGAGTCCGTTTCCCTCGCTCGTTTTTCCGTCGAGGAAGTACTTCAGCGGTATCCCAACGCGGGAATGAACGGTGCGGTGATCCGGACCACCTCGAATATTCCCATATCCCAGGGCCTGAAAAGCAGCAGTTCCGCTGCGAACGCTATTATTTCGGCCACTGCCGCGGCCCTTGGGGTTACGATCGATCCGCTCGAGATCGGCCGGATCGGCGCGACGGCCGCTATCAGGGCCGGCGTCAGTATAACCGGGGCATTTGATGATGCCTGCGCCTGTCAGCTCGGCGGTCTTGTCTTTACCGACAATTCTAACCGCGAACTTCTGCTCCGCCGCCCGATGCCTGAAGGTTACACGGCTGTAATCCACATCCCGCCGTTCCAGATTCGGAAAACCACATTTCCGAGTGAAAAGATGCGTGAAATGCGTGAAATGGTCGCGGCAGCTTACGATCTGGCGGTCGAAGGAGATGTTTTTTCAGCGATGTACGTGAATGGAAGATGTACCTGTGAGGCGATCGGCATCACGCCGGAGACGGCCGATAGAGCCCTCTCATGCGGAGCCGCTGCGGCCGGACTTTCCGGGACGGGTCCCGCCACCGGGATCCTTGTGCCGGATGAAGGCCTTGACGAATTTCTCGATCGGTTCGGTCGGGAGAATGTTCTCCTCGCGAACATCAGGAACGGTGTGTAA
- the aroE gene encoding shikimate dehydrogenase, translating into MTANCAVIVAKDEREVRTLSEEAISKGAEALEFRLDSFPVIPADLSFLSCGVPSIATLRSPLDEERKEIFIRALSSGATYIDIESDSVLRGQFPKEQVICSYHDFEKTPADDEILTIFKDLQSSGIPKAAFMVRGPADLLAVWNAASVLRERGYPFIFIGMGAAGEVTRIRAAELGSMLNYCALRPELASAPGQITLEEAERLGTDPQITAVTGYPLTHTFSPEIHNAAFKAAKIRGRYVKIPAASQEVPLIPDVIKKYRIIGMNVTIPHKESVIPLLKRIDPLAESAGAVNTIRNSPAGLEGYNTDILGIAASLASVDMDPKDADVLIIGAGGAAKAAAAYLKSAGARLSITNRTHSRAETLAEIFGARAVKLEDLAPEYQLILNATPAGMSGFEHCSPVPNTLFTKDTVVMDMIYDPEVTPLLAAAKAAGVRACINGKTMLIEQAAASFTLWTGITPNRDVMRKAFEARAA; encoded by the coding sequence ATGACTGCAAATTGTGCCGTTATCGTGGCGAAAGATGAGAGAGAAGTTCGAACTCTTTCAGAAGAAGCGATCTCGAAAGGAGCAGAGGCTCTTGAATTCCGGCTGGATTCCTTCCCGGTTATTCCTGCAGACCTCTCCTTTCTTTCATGCGGGGTTCCATCAATAGCCACACTCAGATCTCCGTTGGACGAAGAGCGGAAGGAGATTTTCATCCGTGCTCTTTCGTCGGGCGCGACATACATCGACATAGAATCAGATTCGGTTCTGAGAGGTCAGTTTCCAAAAGAACAGGTCATCTGTTCGTATCATGACTTTGAAAAAACTCCTGCCGATGATGAAATTCTCACGATCTTCAAAGACCTCCAATCTTCGGGAATCCCCAAAGCCGCATTCATGGTGAGGGGGCCGGCGGATCTGCTTGCCGTCTGGAATGCAGCATCAGTTCTGAGAGAAAGAGGATATCCGTTTATCTTTATAGGCATGGGGGCCGCCGGTGAGGTTACACGTATCCGTGCCGCCGAGCTTGGATCAATGCTCAACTACTGTGCCTTAAGGCCGGAACTTGCATCCGCTCCGGGTCAGATAACACTGGAAGAGGCTGAGAGACTCGGTACCGACCCGCAGATTACTGCCGTAACCGGATATCCTTTGACCCATACCTTCTCGCCGGAGATCCACAACGCAGCGTTCAAAGCCGCGAAGATCCGGGGAAGATATGTGAAGATCCCCGCAGCTTCTCAGGAAGTGCCCCTGATTCCTGATGTTATCAAAAAATATCGGATCATCGGGATGAACGTAACCATTCCTCATAAAGAGTCGGTCATCCCTCTCCTGAAACGGATAGATCCTCTCGCGGAGTCTGCCGGCGCAGTGAACACTATCCGAAATTCTCCCGCCGGCCTTGAGGGGTACAATACCGATATTCTGGGAATAGCGGCGTCGCTCGCTTCGGTGGATATGGATCCAAAGGATGCCGATGTGCTTATCATCGGTGCCGGAGGGGCAGCAAAGGCCGCCGCCGCATATCTGAAATCTGCCGGTGCTCGTCTTTCGATAACCAACAGGACCCATTCCCGGGCAGAGACACTTGCCGAAATATTTGGTGCCCGGGCAGTGAAGCTGGAGGACCTTGCTCCGGAGTATCAGCTGATTCTGAATGCGACCCCGGCTGGAATGAGCGGGTTTGAACACTGCTCACCGGTTCCAAATACGCTATTCACCAAAGACACGGTTGTTATGGATATGATCTATGATCCGGAAGTGACTCCCCTTCTTGCCGCTGCAAAAGCAGCCGGCGTTCGTGCCTGCATCAACGGAAAGACCATGCTTATCGAACAGGCCGCCGCGTCATTCACTCTCTGGACAGGAATTACTCCGAATCGTGATGTGATGAGAAAAGCATTCGAAGCGAGGGCGGCATGA
- a CDS encoding AEC family transporter, with protein MDYFIALNQILILFILIGIGYFARRIKLLNDASVSSLSKFLLHICIPAMVIFSMQIPFTNEVLMKGEYLILAAFAYYGIAFLVAWFSPILMRAKKEEYGVFRFMIMFSNSMFMGFPILSMLYGQDAIFYAALFNIPFTILTYSVGIWILRAQEKDNGKISFNPKLLLNPAFLSTIVGLIFFLTSFSIPDPLYSSLELLNNVTTPLSLVVTGGFLAQLNFTSIFKNVRQYIVAAIRLLGMPALVYLIFSQFIDDTLILGIIVVTAGMPAAVNTVLLAEEHKAHPDIAAQGICISTLLCLVTLPLLAVFLTG; from the coding sequence ATGGATTATTTCATCGCCCTGAATCAGATTCTCATCCTGTTTATTCTGATTGGGATAGGATACTTTGCACGACGGATCAAACTCTTGAACGACGCTTCCGTCTCTTCCCTTTCAAAGTTCCTTCTGCACATCTGTATTCCCGCGATGGTGATCTTCTCCATGCAGATACCTTTCACGAACGAAGTTCTCATGAAGGGCGAGTATCTGATCTTAGCGGCGTTTGCCTACTACGGGATCGCATTTCTGGTTGCCTGGTTTTCGCCCATTCTAATGAGGGCAAAGAAGGAGGAATACGGCGTGTTCCGGTTCATGATCATGTTCTCGAACTCGATGTTCATGGGATTTCCCATCCTTTCGATGCTGTACGGCCAGGACGCAATATTTTATGCAGCGCTCTTCAATATTCCCTTCACGATACTGACATACTCCGTTGGAATATGGATTCTGCGGGCACAGGAGAAAGATAACGGGAAAATATCATTCAATCCGAAGCTCCTGTTGAACCCGGCTTTTCTTTCAACGATCGTGGGACTGATCTTTTTCCTGACGTCGTTTTCGATTCCAGACCCCCTCTACAGCTCTTTGGAACTGCTGAATAACGTTACCACGCCGCTTTCTCTTGTGGTGACCGGCGGGTTCCTTGCCCAGCTGAATTTCACCTCGATATTCAAAAATGTCCGGCAGTACATCGTTGCGGCGATCCGTCTTCTTGGTATGCCGGCACTGGTGTATCTGATCTTCTCGCAGTTCATCGACGACACGCTGATCCTCGGAATCATCGTCGTAACTGCGGGAATGCCGGCGGCCGTGAATACAGTGCTGCTGGCTGAAGAACATAAGGCCCATCCGGATATTGCGGCCCAGGGCATCTGTATCTCAACACTGCTTTGTCTCGTGACGCTACCGCTCCTCGCGGTGTTTTTGACAGGGTAA
- a CDS encoding indolepyruvate oxidoreductase subunit beta → MKKSFDVLIVGIGGQGTILASNVLGDACVIEGRHVRGAETHGMSQRGGSVETHIRIDGKFGSLIAPGTADLLIAFDVLEAVRYRHFLKPDGVMIVNREIVVPTSVFSAKQSVPKIEDVEAELKAGSAKVILVDATSIAAEAGNPLAANIVLLGAASHNLPLAAESLSEAVRRNVPPKTVQINEKAFNLGKEAV, encoded by the coding sequence ATGAAGAAGAGTTTTGATGTTCTGATCGTCGGTATCGGCGGACAGGGAACGATCCTTGCCTCGAATGTTCTGGGCGATGCCTGTGTGATCGAGGGTCGTCATGTCCGTGGGGCCGAAACGCACGGCATGTCCCAGCGCGGCGGCTCGGTGGAAACACACATCCGTATCGACGGAAAATTCGGCTCTCTGATCGCTCCGGGCACCGCTGATCTTCTGATTGCCTTCGATGTTCTTGAGGCAGTTCGCTATCGGCACTTCCTCAAACCCGACGGCGTGATGATCGTGAACCGCGAGATCGTAGTCCCGACCTCGGTCTTTTCTGCAAAACAGTCCGTCCCGAAAATCGAAGATGTCGAGGCCGAGCTGAAAGCAGGTTCGGCTAAGGTGATTCTCGTGGATGCGACGAGTATTGCTGCCGAGGCAGGAAATCCCCTTGCGGCAAACATCGTTCTGCTTGGTGCTGCTTCACACAATCTCCCGCTTGCAGCAGAATCCTTATCCGAAGCGGTTCGCCGCAATGTTCCGCCAAAGACCGTCCAGATTAACGAGAAGGCATTCAATCTCGGAAAAGAAGCGGTATAA
- a CDS encoding 3-dehydroquinate synthase II yields the protein MTIQLPPILIRADHLQTYDERKAIVASALESGYTHIILRPEDEALRHLGRYTAILADGKNLMYSGERIGVLLNLTGAEEMEEAYSLKNAVPNLIISPENWKVIPLENLISRFQNAETSVYICVKTPEEARLAFQTMEVGCDGIVITPDGPADLAAFSGIRNDEYPIVDLETAVVTKISTLSLGDRVCIDTCSLLERGEGMLIGSQSSCLFLVCSESFESEYVNSRPFRVNAGAVHSYILCPDGTTKYLSEIASGNELLSRMPDGNLRTVNVGRVKIEIRPMLYIEAKAGGKTYSVVLQNAETIRLGTPSGAVSVSDLAIGDLVYVRLESGGRHFGHTMAETICEK from the coding sequence ATGACAATCCAACTTCCTCCAATCCTGATCCGTGCCGACCACCTGCAGACTTATGACGAAAGAAAGGCAATCGTCGCCTCAGCTCTTGAATCCGGGTATACTCATATTATTCTAAGACCCGAAGATGAGGCTCTCCGTCATCTCGGCAGATATACAGCAATACTTGCCGACGGCAAAAATCTCATGTATTCCGGGGAACGCATCGGCGTTCTTCTGAATCTGACCGGTGCCGAGGAGATGGAGGAGGCGTATAGCCTAAAAAATGCCGTTCCAAATCTTATCATCTCTCCCGAAAACTGGAAGGTCATCCCTCTTGAAAATCTCATCTCAAGGTTCCAGAATGCCGAGACGAGTGTATATATTTGCGTGAAGACCCCCGAAGAAGCCCGTCTCGCTTTCCAAACAATGGAGGTGGGCTGCGACGGTATCGTCATCACACCGGACGGTCCGGCCGATCTTGCCGCATTTTCCGGAATCAGAAATGATGAATACCCAATAGTCGATCTCGAAACCGCAGTGGTTACCAAGATCTCCACGCTCTCTTTAGGGGACCGTGTCTGTATCGACACCTGTTCGCTTCTGGAGAGGGGCGAAGGCATGCTGATCGGCTCCCAGTCGTCCTGCCTCTTCCTTGTCTGCTCGGAAAGTTTTGAAAGCGAGTACGTAAACTCGCGGCCTTTCCGGGTGAACGCCGGGGCGGTCCACTCATATATTCTCTGTCCGGACGGTACGACGAAATATCTCTCCGAGATTGCGAGCGGCAATGAACTGCTTTCCAGAATGCCTGATGGCAATCTCCGGACCGTGAATGTCGGCAGAGTAAAAATCGAGATCCGCCCCATGCTCTATATCGAGGCAAAAGCCGGAGGAAAGACCTACTCCGTCGTTCTCCAGAATGCCGAGACCATACGCCTTGGAACTCCCTCGGGCGCGGTTTCCGTATCCGATCTCGCGATCGGCGATCTGGTCTACGTCAGACTTGAAAGCGGCGGCCGCCACTTCGGGCATACGATGGCGGAAACAATCTGCGAAAAATGA
- the aroC gene encoding chorismate synthase has product MNRIGESITLTLFGASHDSRIGCVIDGIPPGYPVNVESITADLELRKPSAGIGTPRVEADVPEISGIVDGITTGCPVVITFSNSNTRSSDYEQLRRIPRPGHADYPAVSKFGPAHDIRGGGMFSGRMTTPLVAAGALLRDLIGSLGISVGSYVTRIGSVVDTNTYDPADVLTRSRTNPLRAMSSGIEDRMRAEILVAKSDGDSVGGIVRCFATGLPAGLGEPFFDTLDGEISKAVFAIPGVKAIGFGEGFAAAGLRGSENNDAYRIQNGSVVTLTNHAGGVLGGMSSGAVLDFSVAFKPTPSIAKQQMSVDLLTREDAELSVKGRHDPCIANRGAIVVEAMTVFTLADLALRGGFLV; this is encoded by the coding sequence ATGAATCGAATCGGAGAATCAATAACGCTCACGTTGTTTGGGGCGAGTCACGACAGTCGTATCGGCTGTGTTATAGACGGAATTCCTCCGGGCTATCCTGTAAACGTTGAGAGTATCACTGCAGATCTCGAGCTTAGAAAACCATCCGCCGGTATCGGAACTCCGCGGGTGGAGGCGGATGTTCCTGAGATCTCCGGTATTGTGGATGGAATCACTACGGGCTGTCCGGTCGTGATTACTTTTTCAAACAGCAATACCCGGAGTTCGGATTATGAACAACTCCGCCGCATCCCCCGTCCGGGCCATGCCGATTACCCTGCGGTATCAAAATTCGGTCCGGCTCATGACATCCGTGGCGGCGGGATGTTTTCCGGCAGAATGACGACTCCCCTTGTTGCGGCTGGTGCTCTCCTCCGTGATCTGATCGGCAGTTTGGGAATCTCCGTCGGCTCGTATGTTACCCGGATCGGCAGCGTCGTCGATACAAATACCTACGATCCTGCCGATGTGCTGACGAGATCGCGGACAAATCCGCTTCGTGCCATGTCTTCGGGCATCGAGGATCGGATGAGAGCCGAGATCCTCGTGGCGAAATCGGATGGAGACAGTGTCGGCGGGATCGTTCGGTGCTTTGCGACAGGTCTTCCGGCTGGTCTTGGAGAGCCTTTCTTCGACACGCTCGACGGCGAGATATCTAAAGCGGTTTTCGCCATTCCCGGCGTGAAAGCCATCGGATTTGGCGAGGGGTTCGCCGCCGCTGGCCTTCGCGGATCCGAAAACAACGATGCCTACCGTATTCAAAATGGGTCTGTCGTCACGCTGACGAATCATGCGGGCGGCGTCCTTGGCGGGATGTCGAGCGGCGCTGTTCTGGATTTTTCCGTGGCATTCAAGCCGACCCCGTCTATTGCAAAACAGCAGATGAGTGTTGATCTGCTGACCCGCGAAGACGCCGAACTTTCAGTGAAAGGACGCCACGATCCGTGCATTGCGAATCGGGGAGCGATCGTAGTCGAAGCGATGACCGTGTTCACGCTTGCGGATCTCGCACTCAGAGGGGGATTTCTTGTCTGA